In Pseudomonas flavescens, the sequence TGCCAGCAAATGGATAGTGCCCGAACCAGTATAGCCACTGAATTGGAACTGTCGGATTTTGATGCCGATCAGCGATTACTGAGCCTGCCGGGGATTTCACTGGTGATCTTCACCAGTCCCGGGTGTGCCGCCTGCCGTTATGCGCGTGAGCGGCTGCCGTTGTTTTCCATGCCTGTCGATCGACTGGCGTGGATCGATGCGGGTGACAACAACGGTCTGGTTCAACGCTATGACGTGTTCCATCTGCCAGCCATGTTTCTGGTTCGTGATGGGGGCTTCCAAGGCCCGCTGCACAGCCGGCTCGCCGCTGTCGAGCTGCACCATACCATAGACGAGGCGCTTGGCCGCGAGCCCCAGGAACTGCCCTGATTTACGGCCTCCATCCGAGCGATAGCCCCTAGTCATTAATACTAAACGACTGCCCGCCACCCACTTGTGAAAGCTGCTGCTAAGCTCAAGCGAGGCGCCGCCGTGTCGGCAGTCGGGGAGGCCCCATGATTCGCTCGATTCTCTATGCAACCGATCTCGGCCTTTATGCACCTTATGTCTTGCAGCACGCGCTGGCCATGGCCCGCAGCTTCAAGGCGCGCCTCTACGTGGTGCACGTGGTCGAGCCGATGGGGCTGTTTGCCGAGTCGGTCCTGCAAACCTATGTGGACGAGGCGCGTCTCAAGGAATTGCGCAGCACCGGGCTGGATACGGTGATGAACAGCATCGAGCTGCGCGTGCTCGAGGGCTTTCGCGATGAGCTGGGCGACAACCGTGATGACCTCGACCTGATCGGCTCCGTGCGAGTGCTGCGGGGCGATCCACCGATCTCCATTCTCGAGGAGGCGCAGAAACTCGGTGTGGATCTGCTGGTCGTAGGCAGTCACAGCCATGGCGCAGCGCTGGAGGTACCGATGGGCAGGACGGCGTCAAGATTGCTGCAATTGTCCGATGTGCCGGTGTATCTGGTGCCCATGTTGCAACACCGCTCTCGTTACGAATGATCGCCGCGCGAACCGAATAAAAAATCTATATTTACTGTCTCAACCATTAATATGGTTATATATCGAGCCGACGATCAGGCTGCCTATCCGCTTTGAGGGATTTATATGAAGCTTCAGCAATTGCGCTACATCTGGGAAGTCGCGCACCATGACCTCAACGTCTCGGCCACGGCGCAGAGCCTCTATACCTCGCAGCCGGGTATCAGCAAGCAGATTCGTCTGCTCGAGGACGAGTTGGGCGTGGAAGTCTTCGCCCGCAGCGGCAAGCACCTGACGCGCGTCACTCCAGCGGGTGAGCGGATCATCACCACGGCCGGTGAGATCCTGCGCAAGGTCGAGAGCATCAAGCAGATCGCCCAGGAGTTCTCCAACGAGAAGAAGGGCACGCTGTCCATCGCGACCACTCACACCCAGGCACGTTATGCGCTGCCGCCGGTGATCAGCAGTTTCATCAAGCAGTACCCGGAAGTCGCCCTGCACATGCATCAGGGCACGCCGACGCAGATTTCCGAGATGGCCGCCGACGGCACCGTCGATTTCGCCATCGCCACCGAAGGTCTCGAACTGTTCAATGATCTGGTGATGATGCCTTGTTATCGCTGGAATCGCTGCGTGATCGTGCCTCAGGGGCATCCATTGGCGAAGTTGCCCAAGCTGACCCTGGAGGCACTGGCCGAGCACGAGATCGTTACCTACACCTTCGGTTTCACCGGTCGTTCCAAGCTCGACGAAGCATTCAGTCATCGCGGCCTCACCCCCAAGGTGGTGTTCACCGCGGCCGACGCCGACGTGATCAAGACTTACGTACGCCTTGG encodes:
- a CDS encoding thioredoxin family protein — translated: MKDHSGCQQMDSARTSIATELELSDFDADQRLLSLPGISLVIFTSPGCAACRYARERLPLFSMPVDRLAWIDAGDNNGLVQRYDVFHLPAMFLVRDGGFQGPLHSRLAAVELHHTIDEALGREPQELP
- a CDS encoding universal stress protein, translated to MIRSILYATDLGLYAPYVLQHALAMARSFKARLYVVHVVEPMGLFAESVLQTYVDEARLKELRSTGLDTVMNSIELRVLEGFRDELGDNRDDLDLIGSVRVLRGDPPISILEEAQKLGVDLLVVGSHSHGAALEVPMGRTASRLLQLSDVPVYLVPMLQHRSRYE
- the cysB gene encoding HTH-type transcriptional regulator CysB, which codes for MKLQQLRYIWEVAHHDLNVSATAQSLYTSQPGISKQIRLLEDELGVEVFARSGKHLTRVTPAGERIITTAGEILRKVESIKQIAQEFSNEKKGTLSIATTHTQARYALPPVISSFIKQYPEVALHMHQGTPTQISEMAADGTVDFAIATEGLELFNDLVMMPCYRWNRCVIVPQGHPLAKLPKLTLEALAEHEIVTYTFGFTGRSKLDEAFSHRGLTPKVVFTAADADVIKTYVRLGLGVGIVAKMAVDSTLDPDLVVLDASELFESSVTKIGFRRGTFLRGFMCDFIEKFAPHLTRDVLAKAVQCHNKVELEELFKGVELPLH